From a single Desulfobaccales bacterium genomic region:
- a CDS encoding efflux RND transporter periplasmic adaptor subunit, which yields MKLPGGKKAVGMAVGAIILILIGYRLIWHAPAVPVIVVKQAEIQGKVQGPGTVQSRVPVVVSPKITGILEKLYVDQGDRVQKGQLLAELDSLELRARQAAAQAGKNRVQRDLGRALADMGKAQANLGLARSNYERDLEVFKPGYISKAAFDTTKAQLKVAESEVNAYQAGVTALQAAVKQAESETHAAAALHNYTRITAPMHGLITVRKAEVGTTLVPGSPIFQMVDLDQIWMAAWIDQSFVAQLREGQPARIILRSGREFQGQVERLNQESDTVTRELEVDVKFDQLPKPLVIGEEGQVEIETGRETALVVPQSAIITRNGGNGVLVVDNGLLHFRKVALGLQDGSRTAVTQGLKAGDLVVVKPAGLTPGKKVRPEIKKPAAKAD from the coding sequence GTGAAGCTTCCTGGGGGAAAGAAAGCCGTCGGGATGGCCGTGGGAGCGATCATCTTGATTCTGATAGGTTACCGCCTGATCTGGCACGCTCCGGCGGTGCCGGTGATCGTGGTCAAGCAGGCGGAAATCCAGGGGAAAGTGCAAGGACCCGGCACAGTGCAATCCAGGGTGCCGGTGGTGGTCAGCCCCAAGATCACCGGTATCCTGGAAAAGCTCTATGTCGACCAGGGTGACCGGGTGCAAAAAGGACAGCTCCTGGCGGAGTTGGACTCCCTGGAACTGCGGGCCCGGCAGGCTGCGGCCCAGGCCGGCAAAAACCGCGTTCAGCGCGATCTGGGCAGGGCCCTGGCGGATATGGGCAAGGCCCAAGCCAACCTGGGGTTAGCGCGCAGCAACTACGAGCGTGACCTGGAGGTCTTCAAACCCGGCTACATCTCTAAGGCGGCCTTTGACACCACCAAGGCCCAGCTTAAAGTGGCGGAAAGTGAGGTAAACGCCTATCAGGCCGGCGTCACCGCCTTGCAAGCCGCGGTGAAGCAGGCCGAGTCTGAAACCCATGCCGCGGCAGCGCTCCACAATTACACCCGCATCACAGCACCCATGCACGGACTTATTACCGTTCGCAAAGCGGAAGTGGGCACTACTCTGGTCCCCGGCAGCCCCATCTTTCAAATGGTGGATCTGGACCAGATCTGGATGGCTGCCTGGATCGATCAGTCTTTTGTGGCTCAACTGCGGGAGGGCCAGCCCGCCCGGATCATTCTGCGCTCCGGGCGGGAATTTCAAGGGCAGGTGGAACGGCTCAACCAGGAAAGCGATACCGTGACCCGGGAGTTGGAAGTAGATGTGAAATTTGACCAATTGCCCAAACCCCTGGTTATCGGTGAGGAAGGCCAGGTCGAGATTGAGACCGGCCGCGAGACTGCCCTGGTCGTGCCTCAGTCGGCCATCATTACCAGAAACGGCGGCAACGGCGTCCTGGTGGTGGATAATGGCCTCCTGCACTTCCGCAAAGTTGCCCTGGGCCTCCAAGACGGCTCCAGGACCGCGGTAACGCAGGGCCTGAAAGCAGGCGATCTGGTGGTGGTCAAACCCGCAGGTCTCACGCCCGGCAAGAAAGTTCGCCCTGAAATAAAAAAACCGGCGGCTAAGGCGGACTGA
- a CDS encoding ABC transporter permease, whose product MDLAVCDLKLHKGRFIATIIGVGLLFTIVLAMNGLYRGNIYEGLAVIKATNPDLWVVERYRGGPFNEQSALAEYFHYSVKAVPGVEKASPFIYYTVERRIGDQSRHFSIIGYDVFTGSGGPQGIVAGRSIRQAHYEMVTDKKLGVSLGDRVTLGLHTYTVVGLTKGAIDTNGDPLVFLSLPDAQEVAFQKDNEEVRTQRERLARTLNGQKSLSPAAATNLAAALAPDTHIINAVLVHLSPGADRAAVASNIEKWLYFSVYSTDEEIQLMLKGRLAGMTKQLLLFRTLLMIVSVVIIALVIYTFTMEKIRSIAVMKLIGAPNLVIIRLVLEQSMLLTVSAFLFALVLINQTYTYFPKTILLVPSDEVLTFIVVFFGGILASILGLVQALKTQPALALGGQ is encoded by the coding sequence ATGGATTTAGCAGTCTGCGACCTCAAGCTCCACAAAGGCCGGTTCATTGCCACCATCATCGGCGTGGGCCTGCTCTTTACCATCGTTTTGGCTATGAACGGCCTGTACCGGGGCAATATCTACGAGGGCTTGGCGGTCATCAAGGCCACCAATCCAGACCTTTGGGTGGTGGAACGCTACCGGGGCGGACCTTTCAACGAGCAATCCGCCCTGGCCGAGTATTTCCATTACAGCGTCAAGGCCGTTCCCGGGGTGGAGAAGGCAAGTCCCTTTATCTATTATACGGTGGAACGCCGGATCGGTGACCAAAGCCGGCATTTCAGCATTATCGGGTATGATGTCTTTACCGGGTCAGGCGGGCCTCAGGGAATTGTCGCCGGGAGGAGCATACGGCAGGCCCACTACGAGATGGTGACGGATAAAAAACTGGGAGTTAGCCTGGGAGACCGGGTAACCTTGGGCCTCCATACCTACACGGTGGTGGGCCTGACCAAGGGAGCCATCGATACCAACGGCGACCCGCTGGTTTTTCTCTCTTTGCCCGACGCCCAGGAAGTGGCGTTCCAGAAAGATAATGAAGAGGTGCGCACCCAGCGGGAACGGCTGGCCCGGACCTTGAACGGCCAGAAATCCCTATCCCCCGCGGCCGCGACCAACCTGGCCGCAGCCCTGGCGCCGGACACCCACATCATCAATGCCGTCCTGGTGCACCTTTCGCCGGGGGCGGATCGGGCCGCCGTGGCCAGTAATATCGAAAAATGGCTCTACTTTTCGGTTTATAGCACGGACGAAGAGATTCAGCTCATGCTGAAAGGGCGTCTGGCAGGCATGACCAAGCAGCTCCTGTTGTTCAGGACCCTGCTGATGATCGTCTCGGTGGTCATCATCGCCCTGGTGATCTACACCTTCACTATGGAGAAGATCCGCTCCATTGCGGTCATGAAGCTCATCGGCGCCCCTAACCTGGTGATCATCCGCCTGGTACTGGAACAATCCATGCTCCTAACCGTCAGCGCTTTTTTATTCGCCCTGGTCCTCATCAACCAGACCTATACCTATTTCCCCAAGACCATCCTGTTGGTCCCAAGCGATGAGGTCCTCACCTTTATCGTGGTCTTTTTCGGAGGGATCCTGGCCAGCATCCTGGGGTTGGTTCAGGCCTTGAAAACCCAGCCGGCTCTGGCTCTGGGGGGCCAGTGA
- a CDS encoding ABC transporter ATP-binding protein: MEILQIEGLSKIFGSGRLEVRALEDINLSVSAGDLVALLGPSGSGKTTMLLCASLILDPTAGKIIFDGQTIFQKNGWTGGVDIRRIRREKMGFIFQAHNLIPFLTARQNVLFPLSLVGIKGEAADRRVMELLEYMEIADRADYQPALLSGGEQQRVAIARALANNPRLILADEPTASLDTVRGKKVMELLKKIAKENQSAVIVVTHDVRMIEGFDTVYHLKDGHLNHQAAL; this comes from the coding sequence ATGGAAATTTTACAGATAGAGGGTCTGAGCAAAATCTTCGGTTCCGGGCGCCTGGAAGTTCGGGCTTTGGAGGACATCAATCTCTCCGTATCGGCCGGTGACCTGGTGGCCCTCCTGGGACCGAGCGGTTCCGGCAAGACCACCATGCTGCTGTGCGCCAGCCTGATTCTTGACCCCACCGCCGGCAAAATTATCTTTGACGGGCAGACGATCTTTCAGAAAAACGGCTGGACCGGAGGGGTAGATATCCGCCGGATTCGCCGGGAAAAAATGGGCTTTATCTTTCAGGCCCACAATCTCATTCCCTTTTTGACGGCCCGGCAAAATGTCCTGTTTCCCTTGAGTCTGGTGGGGATCAAAGGCGAGGCGGCAGACCGCCGGGTCATGGAACTCCTGGAGTACATGGAGATCGCCGACCGGGCCGACTACCAGCCTGCCCTCCTCTCAGGCGGGGAACAGCAGCGGGTGGCCATTGCCCGAGCCCTGGCCAACAATCCCAGGCTTATCCTGGCCGATGAACCCACAGCCTCCCTGGATACGGTGCGCGGCAAGAAGGTTATGGAATTATTAAAGAAAATCGCCAAAGAAAATCAGTCGGCCGTAATCGTGGTCACCCATGATGTGCGAATGATCGAGGGATTCGATACTGTTT